The Candidatus Pelagibacter sp. IMCC9063 genome has a window encoding:
- the atpC gene encoding ATP synthase F1 subunit epsilon, which yields MSETIQVDIVTPEKKIFSKDNVLSANVPGIEGDLEILSNHIPIITFLKPGRINIEVDGSKKSFFISDGVLEFNSNVLTILVSEIFDTMAIDSTTLDYLRNKSKEKSQRRNQTDNEAYLSGRFEEEVSRLSSVK from the coding sequence ATGAGCGAGACAATCCAAGTTGATATTGTAACACCAGAAAAAAAAATTTTTTCAAAGGACAATGTTTTGTCTGCTAATGTTCCTGGGATTGAAGGTGATTTAGAAATATTAAGTAATCACATTCCTATTATTACTTTTTTAAAACCTGGAAGAATAAATATTGAAGTAGATGGATCCAAAAAATCTTTTTTTATTTCTGATGGAGTTTTAGAATTTAATAGCAACGTGTTAACTATTCTGGTTTCTGAGATATTCGATACTATGGCAATAGATAGCACAACTCTTGATTACTTAAGAAATAAGTCTAAAGAAAAATCTCAAAGACGAAATCAGACTGATAATGAAGCGTATTTATCTGGCAGATTTGAAGAAGAGGTCAGTCGATTATCTTCAGTTAAATAA
- a CDS encoding RNA pyrophosphohydrolase produces the protein MNTIKDLPYRKGVGIMLFNKEKKIFVGKRLDNQSAWQMPQGGIDGNENVLETAKRELQEETGITSIQIIKQSKKQYTYDLPESIRERIWKGKFKGQEQTWFLVKFLGEDKEINLEQKNPEFKDWKWVLVEELENLIVPFKKDLYQEITKEFKPFI, from the coding sequence ATGAACACAATTAAAGATTTACCTTATAGAAAAGGAGTAGGTATTATGCTTTTCAACAAAGAAAAGAAAATTTTTGTTGGTAAAAGATTAGATAATCAATCTGCATGGCAAATGCCTCAAGGTGGTATTGATGGCAATGAGAACGTATTAGAAACTGCAAAAAGAGAATTGCAAGAAGAAACAGGCATAACTTCTATTCAAATAATTAAACAATCAAAAAAACAATATACATATGACCTTCCTGAATCTATAAGGGAAAGAATTTGGAAAGGAAAATTTAAAGGTCAAGAGCAAACTTGGTTTTTAGTAAAATTTTTAGGTGAAGATAAAGAAATTAACTTAGAGCAAAAAAATCCCGAATTTAAAGACTGGAAATGGGTATTGGTTGAAGAGCTAGAAAATTTGATAGTCCCTTTTAAAAAAGATCTTTACCAGGAAATAACAAAAGAATTTAAGCCTTTTATTTAA